From a region of the Triticum aestivum cultivar Chinese Spring chromosome 7D, IWGSC CS RefSeq v2.1, whole genome shotgun sequence genome:
- the LOC123164383 gene encoding dirigent protein 12-like has translation MAGPSGILLLLVIAMPAFLALADTPHPYCDHPCQNGLSLHLYLHQFVAGPNRPNRNEEFVLTPGYPLGFGTTLIHDWTLTNTVNPSDTIIARAQGTHIQASRTNANGWYISQNIVFQSGRFAGSTLQVMGTLTEQSDGQWSVIGGTGEFTKAHGTIKYKMDPASNIEDGIRELDIHLIYTPNYPQATQSGTAALAKLLGGCHAVDNCCCKKY, from the exons ATGGCCGGTCCATCGGGAATTTTGTTGTTGCTCGTCATTGCAATGCCAGCATTTCTAGCCCTCGCCGACACCCCTCACCCATACTGTGACCATCCATGCCAAAATGGGCTTAGCTTGCACCTGTACCTGCACCAATTTGTTGCTGGTCCAAACCGCCCAAACCGCAATGAAGAATTTGTCTTAACCCCAGGTTATCCTCTTGGTTTTGGCACAACCCTCATCCATGATTGGACCCTAACCAATACAGTGAATCCCAGTGATACTATTATTGCGCGCGCACAAGGCACACATATACAGGCGAGTAGAACCAATGCTAACGGTTGGTACATCTCGCAAAACATAGTTTTTCAGAGTGGAAG GTTTGCTGGATCTACACTTCAGGTGATGGGGACTTTAACTGAGCAAAGTGATGGACAGTGGTCCGTTATTGGAGGGACTGGAGAATTTACTAAGGCGCATGGTACTATAAAGTACAAAATGGACCCTGCCTCTAACATCGAGGACGGTATTAGAGAGCTTGATATTCATCTAATATACACCCCAAATTATCCACAAGCT ACTCAGTCTGGTACAGCAGCTCTTGCAAAATTGTTGGGCGGCTGTCATGCGGTCGATAATTGTTGCTGCAAGAAATACTGA